The nucleotide sequence TATGCAGATCTTATCGAAGACTATGTAGTAGAAAGTGATCGTCGTAATTCGGGTGTACCACTTTTAGATACGAAAAAAATAAATGCACGAATTGAACCAGGTGCAATTATCCGTGATCAAGTTACAATCGGTGACAATGCAGTCATTATGATGGGTGCCATCATTAATATTGGCGCAGAAATTGGTGCAAAATCAATGATTGATATGGGCGCGGTACTAGGTGGTCGTGCAACAGTAGGAGCAAACTGCCATATCGGTGCAGGAACTGTTCTTGCAGGCGTAGTAGAACCACCGAGTGCTTTACCGGTTGTTGTAGAAGATGATGTTGTCATCGGTGCAAATGCCGTAGTATTGGAAGGTGTTCGCATCGGTAAAGGTGCAGTAGTAGCAGCAGGAGCAATCGTTATTAAAGACGTTGAGCCATACACAGTCGTTGCAGGAGTACCAGCTCGTCAAATCAAAGTATTGGACGAAAAAACAAAATCGAAAACAGAAATTATCGATTCACTGCGTAACTTATAAAAAGGCGGGAACGACATGAGGCATCTTATTGAAGTAAGAAGAGACCTACATAAAATTCCTGAAGTAGGCTTTAATGAATTTAAAACACAGAGCTATTTACTCCATTTTATTTCAAATCTGAATCAGCAGCATTTGCAAATAACGACTTGGAAAACAGGAATTGTTGTATTTATACAAGGGATAAGCCCGTCAAAGCTGATTGGTTGGCGTACAGATATAGATGCACTTCCTGTACAAGAAGAGACAGGACTCCCGTTTGAATCGGAGTATGCCGGTTTTATGCATGCTTGCGGTCATGATTGTCATATGTCGATTGCGCTTGGACTTGTAGAGGCGTTTTCAAAACAGCCGCCTGTTCAAAATGTCGTTGTTTATTTCCAACCTGCGGAGGAAGGTCCAGGTGGTGCAGAACCGATGCTGGAGTGGCTAAAAGCAGAACAGCCTCATCTTGTTGCAGATGAACTCTATGCACTACATATCGCTCCGGAATATCCGGTAGGTACGATTGCAACAAGACCAGGGCTTCTGTTTGCCAATACTTCCGAGCTGTTTATTGATTTGAAAGGGATTGGCGGTCATGCAGCCTACCCTCATAAAACAAGGGATATGACGGTTGCGGCATCCAATTTAGTGATGCAGCTGCAAACAATTATAAGCCGGAATGTCAATCCAATGGATAGTGCAGTCATTACGATCGGAAAAATGACTTCTGGTACAGTTCAGAATGTCATTGCAGAAAATGCGCGTCTTGAAGGAACAATTCGAACATTGAATGCACAGGCAATGGCAGAAGTAAAACGTCGTATTGAAGCAATATGCAAAGGAATTGAAGCCGCATTTGAATGCTCTATCGCTATTGATTACGGCTCAATGTATTATGAGGTAAATAATGATCCTAATTGTGCCAATGCTTTACTGGAGTTTGCTG is from Solibacillus isronensis and encodes:
- the dapD gene encoding 2,3,4,5-tetrahydropyridine-2,6-dicarboxylate N-acetyltransferase, whose protein sequence is MEKLNAQQIIDFISEAKKVTPVKVYVKGIGVADLSFGTESKVFGEGNNAVVFGEWTEIEASLKKYADLIEDYVVESDRRNSGVPLLDTKKINARIEPGAIIRDQVTIGDNAVIMMGAIINIGAEIGAKSMIDMGAVLGGRATVGANCHIGAGTVLAGVVEPPSALPVVVEDDVVIGANAVVLEGVRIGKGAVVAAGAIVIKDVEPYTVVAGVPARQIKVLDEKTKSKTEIIDSLRNL
- a CDS encoding N-acetyldiaminopimelate deacetylase — its product is MRHLIEVRRDLHKIPEVGFNEFKTQSYLLHFISNLNQQHLQITTWKTGIVVFIQGISPSKLIGWRTDIDALPVQEETGLPFESEYAGFMHACGHDCHMSIALGLVEAFSKQPPVQNVVVYFQPAEEGPGGAEPMLEWLKAEQPHLVADELYALHIAPEYPVGTIATRPGLLFANTSELFIDLKGIGGHAAYPHKTRDMTVAASNLVMQLQTIISRNVNPMDSAVITIGKMTSGTVQNVIAENARLEGTIRTLNAQAMAEVKRRIEAICKGIEAAFECSIAIDYGSMYYEVNNDPNCANALLEFAEQFEGTTAYECPAAMTGEDFGYFIKDLPGAMFWTGANSNYGLHHAKMAPDESLIPLNCRFVEQFIRQLV